One Candidatus Schekmanbacteria bacterium RIFCSPLOWO2_02_FULL_38_14 DNA segment encodes these proteins:
- a CDS encoding 30S ribosomal protein S2, protein MKSLLETGVHFGHQTKRWNPKMKKYIYGAKHGIYIIDLQKTVRLFREAYSFVRDLVASGEKILFVGTKKQASESIVEAATRCGMGYVSERWLGGSLTNFKTISKSIKKLKELEEMKNTGIYQAVSKKEMIELEKERIRLERYFGGLKNMDKHPAAIYVVDPRKERIAVNEAKIMGIPLVGLVDTNCDPDLIDYIIPGNDDAIRAIKLITSKIADAVIEGKQFAIDRESGKTEPIVPMAQDPETDESEEIDIMSDHKDKTKT, encoded by the coding sequence ATGAAAAGTCTGCTCGAAACAGGGGTTCATTTCGGGCATCAGACAAAACGATGGAACCCCAAAATGAAAAAATATATCTATGGTGCTAAGCACGGAATTTATATCATAGACCTGCAAAAAACTGTACGGCTTTTCAGGGAAGCTTACAGTTTTGTGCGAGATCTTGTTGCCTCTGGTGAAAAAATTCTGTTTGTTGGAACAAAAAAGCAAGCATCAGAATCAATAGTAGAAGCAGCAACCCGCTGCGGTATGGGTTATGTAAGTGAAAGGTGGCTTGGAGGAAGCCTGACAAATTTTAAGACAATTTCCAAAAGCATAAAAAAATTAAAAGAACTGGAAGAAATGAAGAACACAGGTATTTATCAGGCTGTTTCCAAAAAAGAAATGATAGAACTCGAAAAGGAAAGAATCAGACTTGAGCGTTATTTTGGCGGATTGAAGAATATGGATAAGCATCCCGCAGCTATTTATGTAGTTGACCCGAGAAAGGAAAGAATTGCAGTAAATGAAGCCAAAATAATGGGAATACCTCTTGTGGGACTGGTAGACACCAACTGCGACCCTGACCTGATTGATTATATCATCCCTGGAAATGACGACGCTATAAGGGCAATCAAACTTATTACATCAAAAATAGCTGATGCTGTCATTGAAGGAAAACAGTTTGCCATAGATCGGGAGTCTGGAAAAACTGAACCAATAGTACCTATGGCTCAAGACCCTGAAACAGATGAAAGCGAAGAAATCGATATAATGAGCGATCATAAAGATAAGACGAAAACCTGA
- a CDS encoding translation elongation factor Ts, translated as MQVSATLVKDLREKTGAGIVECKQALEESKGNLDEAINLLRKKGLASAAKKATRVAKEGIIGSYIHAGGKIGVLVEVNCETDFVAKTEDFKFLVKDIAMQIAAANPRYVSREEVSGQETENEKKIYEAQIKDQKKPQNVIEKIVLGKLDKYYETVCLKEQIFIKNPELTIEQLIKSKIAQLGENISIKRFVRFHLGEDHQG; from the coding sequence ATGCAGGTATCAGCTACACTGGTTAAAGATTTGAGAGAAAAAACAGGTGCAGGCATAGTCGAATGCAAACAGGCACTTGAGGAAAGCAAAGGAAATTTAGATGAAGCAATCAATTTATTAAGAAAAAAGGGGCTTGCTTCTGCGGCAAAGAAAGCAACAAGGGTCGCGAAGGAAGGGATAATCGGTTCCTATATCCACGCAGGAGGTAAAATCGGGGTTCTTGTTGAGGTTAATTGCGAAACAGATTTTGTCGCAAAAACCGAGGACTTCAAATTCCTTGTTAAGGATATCGCAATGCAGATTGCTGCTGCAAACCCAAGATATGTAAGCAGAGAAGAAGTTTCTGGGCAGGAGACTGAAAACGAGAAAAAAATCTACGAAGCGCAGATAAAGGACCAGAAAAAACCTCAGAATGTAATAGAAAAAATTGTGCTTGGAAAACTTGATAAATATTATGAAACTGTGTGCCTTAAGGAACAGATATTTATAAAAAACCCTGAACTCACTATTGAGCAGTTGATTAAATCAAAAATAGCCCAGCTGGGTGAAAATATCAGCATAAAGAGGTTTGTGAGATTCCACCTGGGAGAAGACCATCAGGGATAA
- a CDS encoding ferredoxin: MHTINDECIACGTCAEVCPSEAIKAGENKYIIDDNCTDCGTCVEACPVDAIKAPAA; the protein is encoded by the coding sequence ATGCATACAATAAATGATGAGTGCATTGCTTGCGGAACCTGTGCTGAGGTGTGCCCATCAGAGGCAATAAAAGCAGGAGAGAACAAATACATTATTGACGACAACTGCACTGATTGCGGAACCTGTGTTGAAGCATGCCCTGTTGATGCAATAAAAGCTCCGGCGGCTTAA
- a CDS encoding pyruvate, phosphate dikinase, with the protein MAKFVYFFGKGSADGKGDMKELLGGKGAGLAEMTNAGIPVPPGFTITTEACKVYYENGEKLPQKIKWEIDEALKRLEDILGLRLGNPKNPLLLSVRSGSKFSMPGMMDTILNLGLNDETVEGLAKKTGNKRFAYDSYRRFIQMFGNVVLGIGKDVFEHILIEKKKKCRAKFDTDLSWEALSDLTSEYKKEMKRVVGIIFPQDAHIQLSMARDAVFKSWHNPRAITYRKLNDIPENLGTAVNVQAMVFGNLGKTSATGVGFTRNPATGKNEFYGEFLINAQGEDVVAGIRTPQPISNLRKVMPEVFRQLKEITDRLEKHYRDVQDFEFTIQDKQLFMLQTRNGKRTAIAAIKIAVDMVEEGLITKEEAILRVEPASLDQLLHPVFEPKHRAKAKLSAKGLPASPGAATGKIVFTADDAVEWARKKENVILVRNETVPDDIHGMNVAKGILTATGGMTSHAAVVGRQMGKPSIVGCNNLIINEKGKTLIVDGKKLKEGDYISIDGSTGDVILLQLPTTDSEIIQVVTEKIKPNKSQTYQNFHKLLSWAEEAKRLKVRANADIPRDAKTAFAFGAQGIGLCRTEHMFFAKERLPIVVKMILSAAKGQEGVNIIESLKKRTSETGSNQNNKELKDELKKAEATYSEAIKDYMDSLKKLLPMQKSDFYGLFKEMRGYPVTIRTLDPPLHEFLPKREELMVEIATLKASNAKKNKAKIEKLEELLAKVTELHEFNPMLGHRGCRLGITYPEITKMQTEAIFTAACELAKKKIKVIPEIMIPLVGHVRELKAQKKIVVSVAEEVMKKNKVRIDYLVGTMIELPRGAITADEIAQEADFFSFGTNDLTQTTFGFSRDDVVKFLRVYQQMGILEKDPFATIDVEGVGHLIKIGVQKGRGIKQNLKVGICGEHGGDPASIEFFNKIGLDYVSCSPYRVPIARLAAARIALSEKVSKREGD; encoded by the coding sequence ATGGCTAAATTTGTTTATTTTTTCGGGAAGGGATCTGCTGACGGTAAAGGCGATATGAAAGAACTGCTCGGAGGAAAAGGTGCAGGGCTTGCTGAAATGACCAACGCAGGTATTCCTGTACCGCCCGGATTCACAATTACCACAGAGGCATGCAAGGTCTATTATGAAAACGGTGAAAAGCTTCCGCAAAAAATAAAATGGGAAATAGATGAGGCGTTGAAGCGGCTTGAAGATATACTGGGTTTAAGACTCGGAAACCCCAAAAACCCTCTGCTTCTTTCTGTTCGTTCAGGATCAAAGTTTTCAATGCCCGGAATGATGGATACTATTCTTAATCTCGGGCTTAATGATGAAACAGTAGAAGGGCTTGCAAAGAAAACAGGCAATAAAAGATTTGCCTACGACAGCTACAGAAGATTCATTCAGATGTTCGGGAATGTTGTCCTCGGCATTGGCAAGGATGTCTTTGAACATATTCTTATTGAAAAGAAAAAGAAATGCCGCGCCAAGTTCGACACAGACCTCTCGTGGGAAGCCTTAAGTGACCTCACATCTGAATATAAAAAAGAAATGAAAAGGGTAGTAGGCATAATTTTTCCTCAGGATGCCCATATACAGCTTTCTATGGCAAGAGATGCAGTTTTTAAATCATGGCACAATCCAAGGGCAATAACCTACAGGAAATTAAATGATATCCCTGAAAACCTTGGAACTGCGGTAAATGTGCAGGCAATGGTTTTTGGAAACCTCGGCAAAACATCAGCCACAGGCGTAGGATTCACAAGAAACCCTGCAACAGGAAAAAATGAATTCTACGGAGAATTTCTGATTAATGCCCAGGGAGAGGATGTGGTTGCAGGAATCCGCACTCCTCAGCCAATATCCAATTTAAGAAAAGTAATGCCTGAAGTTTTCAGGCAATTAAAGGAAATCACAGACCGTCTTGAAAAGCATTATCGTGATGTTCAGGATTTTGAATTTACCATTCAGGACAAACAGCTTTTCATGCTTCAGACAAGGAACGGAAAAAGAACAGCTATTGCAGCAATAAAAATAGCTGTTGATATGGTTGAAGAAGGGCTGATTACAAAAGAAGAAGCTATTTTAAGAGTGGAACCTGCCTCACTGGACCAGCTTCTCCATCCTGTCTTTGAACCAAAACACAGGGCAAAAGCAAAACTATCGGCAAAAGGGCTTCCTGCCTCCCCGGGCGCAGCAACAGGAAAAATAGTCTTTACTGCAGACGATGCAGTTGAATGGGCTAGAAAGAAAGAAAATGTTATCCTTGTAAGGAATGAGACCGTTCCTGATGATATTCACGGAATGAATGTTGCCAAGGGTATCCTTACAGCAACCGGAGGAATGACATCTCATGCTGCTGTTGTGGGAAGGCAGATGGGAAAGCCAAGCATTGTGGGATGCAACAATCTCATCATAAACGAAAAAGGAAAAACCCTGATTGTTGACGGAAAAAAGCTGAAAGAAGGAGATTATATTTCAATAGATGGTTCAACCGGAGATGTAATACTTTTACAGCTTCCAACCACTGACTCTGAAATCATTCAGGTGGTTACAGAAAAGATTAAACCCAATAAATCCCAAACCTATCAGAATTTCCATAAACTCTTATCATGGGCTGAAGAAGCAAAAAGACTCAAAGTCAGAGCAAATGCAGATATCCCAAGAGATGCCAAGACAGCATTTGCCTTTGGCGCTCAGGGTATAGGGCTTTGCAGGACTGAGCATATGTTCTTTGCAAAGGAAAGACTTCCTATAGTTGTAAAAATGATACTATCCGCAGCAAAAGGACAGGAAGGAGTCAATATAATTGAGTCCCTGAAAAAGAGGACATCAGAAACAGGATCAAACCAAAATAACAAGGAACTCAAGGATGAATTGAAAAAGGCAGAAGCAACATACAGTGAAGCAATTAAGGATTATATGGATTCATTAAAAAAACTCCTGCCAATGCAGAAGAGTGACTTCTATGGACTCTTCAAGGAGATGAGAGGATATCCCGTTACAATAAGGACACTTGACCCGCCTTTACACGAATTCCTTCCAAAGAGAGAAGAACTGATGGTAGAAATTGCTACGCTGAAAGCCTCAAATGCAAAAAAGAATAAAGCAAAAATAGAAAAACTTGAGGAACTGCTGGCAAAAGTTACTGAACTCCACGAGTTCAACCCGATGCTTGGTCACAGGGGATGCCGTCTCGGAATAACCTATCCTGAAATTACAAAAATGCAGACGGAAGCAATTTTTACTGCAGCCTGTGAACTTGCAAAAAAGAAGATAAAAGTAATACCTGAGATAATGATTCCCCTTGTAGGCCATGTAAGGGAGCTGAAAGCCCAGAAAAAAATAGTTGTCTCTGTCGCAGAAGAGGTAATGAAAAAGAACAAAGTCAGGATAGATTACCTTGTCGGCACCATGATAGAGCTTCCGCGGGGAGCAATCACTGCAGATGAGATTGCGCAAGAAGCAGATTTCTTTTCCTTTGGAACCAATGACCTCACGCAGACAACTTTCGGCTTTTCAAGAGATGATGTGGTAAAGTTTTTGAGAGTTTACCAGCAGATGGGAATTCTGGAAAAGGATCCATTTGCAACCATCGATGTTGAAGGTGTTGGACATCTTATAAAGATTGGAGTTCAGAAAGGAAGAGGAATAAAGCAAAATCTGAAAGTAGGTATCTGCGGAGAACACGGAGGAGACCCTGCATCAATAGAATTTTTTAATAAGATAGGGCTTGATTATGTAAGCTGTTCCCCGTACAGAGTGCCTATTGCAAGGCTTGCTGCTGCCCGAATTGCTTTATCCGAGAAGGTTTCAAAAAGAGAAGGTGATTGA
- a CDS encoding ribosome recycling factor translates to MIQEIYKEIEELMKKALTALHRDFASIRTGRANAALLDGIKASYYGNLTPINQLATVSVPENRLIVVQPWDPSALGEIEKAILKSDLGISPANDGKTIKLPIPELTEERRRELVKVVHKNAERERVSIRNARRDGNEKIKSLQKEKKITEDDAHKAQTEIQKITDKYMERLESAVKSKEEEILKF, encoded by the coding sequence ATGATTCAGGAAATCTATAAAGAAATTGAAGAACTTATGAAAAAAGCCTTAACTGCCCTTCACCGCGATTTTGCTTCAATAAGGACAGGAAGGGCAAATGCCGCCTTGCTCGATGGAATAAAGGCAAGTTACTACGGCAACCTGACACCGATAAATCAGCTTGCAACAGTTTCCGTTCCTGAAAACAGATTAATAGTTGTCCAGCCATGGGATCCAAGTGCTCTTGGAGAAATTGAAAAAGCAATTCTAAAATCTGACCTCGGAATATCGCCTGCAAACGACGGGAAAACAATAAAGCTCCCGATTCCGGAGCTGACCGAAGAAAGAAGACGCGAGCTTGTTAAAGTAGTGCACAAGAATGCTGAGAGAGAGAGAGTTTCTATCAGAAACGCCAGAAGGGATGGAAATGAAAAGATAAAGTCATTGCAGAAAGAAAAAAAAATAACTGAGGATGACGCACACAAAGCCCAGACTGAAATTCAGAAAATTACTGATAAATACATGGAACGCCTTGAATCAGCAGTAAAGAGCAAGGAAGAAGAAATTTTAAAGTTTTAA
- a CDS encoding UMP kinase, which produces MKNNKMKYKRILLKISGEILAGKKGYGIDIEIVKKIANEIKEVHKLGTQIAIVVGGGNIFRGVELTVQEIDRASGDYMGMLATVMNALAIQNALEKLGVYTRVLSAIEMKEVAEPYIRRRAIRHLEKNRVVIFAGGTGNPYFTTDTAASLRAMEINADVILKATKVDGVYSADPMKDSLAKKFPRLTYIQVLEKGLKVMDATAISLCMDNNLPIIVFNLNQDGNIKKAVMGKKIGTVVTGS; this is translated from the coding sequence ATGAAAAATAACAAGATGAAATATAAGCGCATTCTTCTGAAAATCTCAGGAGAAATCTTGGCAGGAAAAAAAGGGTATGGCATCGATATAGAAATAGTGAAAAAGATTGCCAATGAAATAAAAGAAGTCCATAAACTTGGAACGCAGATTGCAATAGTAGTCGGCGGAGGCAATATATTCAGAGGCGTAGAACTTACTGTACAGGAAATAGACAGGGCATCAGGAGACTATATGGGAATGCTTGCGACAGTGATGAACGCTCTTGCCATTCAGAATGCACTGGAAAAACTCGGAGTATATACAAGAGTCCTTTCAGCAATTGAAATGAAGGAAGTGGCAGAACCTTATATCAGGAGAAGAGCAATAAGACATCTGGAAAAAAACAGAGTTGTAATCTTTGCCGGAGGAACTGGAAACCCATACTTCACTACAGACACAGCAGCTTCTTTGCGGGCTATGGAGATAAATGCTGATGTGATTCTTAAAGCAACAAAAGTTGACGGAGTTTACAGCGCTGACCCGATGAAAGATAGTCTTGCAAAAAAATTTCCTCGGCTTACTTATATTCAGGTTCTTGAAAAAGGCTTAAAAGTAATGGATGCTACTGCAATATCTCTCTGCATGGATAACAACCTTCCTATAATTGTATTCAATCTGAACCAGGATGGCAATATTAAAAAAGCAGTTATGGGAAAAAAAATCGGAACAGTTGTAACAGGGAGCTAA
- a CDS encoding di-trans,poly-cis-decaprenylcistransferase — protein sequence MREEELLKKIDPKKLPRHIAIIMDGNGRWARMRKLNRIEGHRRATETVRNVVMTCRELNIEILTLYTFSQENWNRPKTEISALMILLKKFLRDELEEMMGNNIRLISIGRTERLPVDVKRTLDFVTGQTKNNDGMILNLALSYGSRTEIIDTVKKIANKVKEKTLGIDEINDEIFSKNLYTSDLPDPDLMIRTSGEMRISNFLLWQLAYAELWITPVLWPDFNKVHLFEAILDYQSRERRFGLTAEQLKEKKRVMLF from the coding sequence ATGCGCGAAGAAGAACTTTTAAAAAAAATAGATCCCAAAAAGCTTCCAAGACATATTGCTATCATAATGGATGGCAACGGAAGATGGGCAAGGATGAGAAAGCTTAACAGGATTGAAGGCCACAGAAGAGCAACAGAAACTGTAAGAAATGTTGTTATGACTTGCAGGGAGTTAAACATAGAGATTCTGACTCTTTACACCTTCTCGCAGGAAAACTGGAACAGGCCAAAGACTGAAATAAGCGCGCTTATGATACTTCTGAAAAAATTCCTGAGAGATGAACTGGAAGAAATGATGGGCAACAATATAAGGCTTATCTCCATTGGCAGAACAGAAAGATTGCCTGTTGATGTAAAAAGAACTCTGGATTTTGTCACCGGACAGACTAAAAACAATGACGGAATGATACTCAACCTTGCATTGAGCTATGGAAGCAGAACAGAGATAATTGATACAGTAAAAAAAATAGCAAACAAAGTAAAAGAGAAAACTCTTGGCATAGATGAGATAAACGATGAAATCTTTTCTAAAAATCTCTATACATCAGACCTTCCCGACCCGGACCTTATGATAAGAACAAGCGGAGAAATGAGGATAAGCAATTTCCTGCTTTGGCAGCTTGCTTATGCAGAACTCTGGATTACTCCTGTCCTCTGGCCTGACTTTAACAAGGTACACCTCTTTGAAGCCATACTTGATTACCAGAGCAGAGAACGCAGATTTGGACTCACTGCCGAGCAATTAAAGGAAAAAAAGAGGGTAATGCTCTTTTGA
- a CDS encoding peptide chain release factor 2, whose translation MKTRSKSYGGIFDLEEKKKKLEEIEKETSNPEFWADKNKAKEVLASRKILSKAIQSWEDMWKNFSDLKEFYTLAKEENDENTVLGIATEIDKMEAIVLKFEVQTILSGENDYNNAIVSIHPGAGGTESQDWAQMLLRMYLRWAERHGFKPEINETQQGEEAGIKSATFTVTGEYAYGNLKAEAGVHRLVRISPFDANKRRHTSFASVFVIPEIDDEIVVDIKDEDLKIDTFRSGGAGGQHVNVTDSAVRITHIPSGIIVSCQNERSQHKNKSTALKILRSKLYKKKLEEEKNKFEKLHGEKKDIAWGSQIRSYVLHPYRMVKDHRTEIETGNADAVLDGDIDKFIEAYLMRGGK comes from the coding sequence TTGAAGACAAGATCGAAAAGCTATGGGGGCATCTTTGACCTCGAGGAAAAGAAAAAAAAATTAGAAGAGATTGAAAAAGAAACATCAAATCCTGAATTCTGGGCTGATAAAAATAAGGCAAAGGAAGTGCTTGCAAGCCGCAAAATCCTTTCCAAGGCAATACAGTCATGGGAAGATATGTGGAAAAATTTCTCAGACCTGAAGGAATTCTACACACTTGCAAAAGAAGAAAATGATGAGAACACTGTTCTGGGCATTGCAACAGAGATTGATAAAATGGAAGCCATTGTCTTAAAGTTTGAAGTCCAGACAATTCTTTCCGGAGAAAATGATTACAATAATGCAATAGTCTCAATTCATCCGGGAGCCGGAGGAACTGAATCGCAGGACTGGGCACAGATGCTTCTGAGAATGTATCTTCGATGGGCTGAAAGGCATGGCTTTAAACCTGAAATCAATGAAACTCAGCAGGGAGAAGAAGCAGGAATCAAAAGCGCAACATTTACTGTAACAGGTGAGTATGCCTATGGGAATTTAAAGGCTGAAGCAGGTGTTCACAGGCTTGTCAGGATTTCACCTTTTGATGCCAACAAAAGGAGACACACATCCTTTGCTTCAGTATTTGTAATTCCTGAAATAGATGATGAAATTGTTGTGGACATAAAGGATGAGGACTTGAAAATTGATACCTTCCGCTCCGGAGGGGCAGGAGGACAGCACGTAAATGTTACTGACTCGGCAGTAAGAATCACTCATATTCCATCGGGCATTATTGTTTCGTGCCAGAATGAACGCTCGCAACACAAAAACAAGTCAACTGCCTTAAAGATTCTCAGGTCAAAGCTCTATAAAAAAAAGCTTGAAGAAGAAAAAAACAAGTTTGAAAAATTACACGGAGAGAAAAAAGATATTGCGTGGGGAAGCCAGATACGCTCATATGTTCTTCATCCTTACCGTATGGTAAAAGACCACAGGACTGAAATTGAGACAGGCAATGCTGATGCGGTGCTTGATGGAGATATTGACAAATTCATAGAGGCATATTTGATGAGAGGCGGGAAGTAA